A genome region from Lolium rigidum isolate FL_2022 unplaced genomic scaffold, APGP_CSIRO_Lrig_0.1 contig_58534_1, whole genome shotgun sequence includes the following:
- the LOC124681887 gene encoding probable ubiquitin-conjugating enzyme E2 26, with translation MATHPSKMSYLYAGSSSFDDPDVVELSPAAVAAAGGWGSSHQKRKRSQVVPHEVIEIDDDPDGVVIIGEKAPVEKNKHAAGYPLEWPNHVKFQTTVANDIAGPSTYASKGTAIVGGVKKLVESTVFPDFEDYSFDEFEEDYSYEEDEYTDYDYDPLPFEDKFNLFGKFDVGAPLPWMQKTAAELSNNTKPVSILDDKVDEKYNTFKSFDTVNGHTDHYYSKPELRMVHSVKKPSKDWAKRIQREWKVLEKDLPDTIFVRAYEDRMDLLRAVIMGPAGTPYHDGLFFFDIYFPPQYPSTPPLVNYRSGGLRLNPNLYACGKVCLSLLNTWSGSGCEKWNPSNSTMLQVLVSIQALVLNAKPYFNEPGYASSANTPNGERRSQSYNEDTFLLSCRTMLYSLRNPPKHFEDFIAGHFRKYGRTVLVACKAYLDGAQVGCLAGNGVQDVDEGDKSCSLRFKTSLKRLFDELLKELAVKAADCDKFLPENMKPTAASASASASSSRAARVDAASASASTSTSTSRAAWGDSTSAARAARIDATLRLYTK, from the exons ATGGCGACCCACCCCTCCAA GATGAGTTACCTGTACGCGGGGAGCTCCTCGTTCGACGATCCCGACGTGGTAGAGCtgtcgccggcggccgtcgccgccgccggcgggtgGGGCTCCAGCCACCAGAAGAGGAAGCGGAGCCAG GTTGTTCCTCATGAAGTAATTGAAATTGATGATGATCCTGATGGAGTTGTGATCATTGGTGAGAAAGCACCAGTTGAAAAGAATAAACACGCAGCTGGATATCCTCTGGAATGGCCAAATCATGTGAAG TTCCAGACTACTGTGGCTAATGACATTGCCGGACCAAGCACCTATGCTTCAAAAGGTACTGCCATTGTGGGCGGTGTGAAAAAGCTTGTCGAAAGCACAGTTTTTCCTGATTTTGAAGACTACAGTTTCGATGAATTTGAGGAAGACTATTCTTATGAGGAAGATGAGTACACTGACTATGATTATGATCCTCTACCTTTTGAGGACAAATTCAACTTATTTGGCAAGTTTGATGTTGGGGCTCCTTTACCATGGATGCAGAAGACTGCCGCTGAGTTGTCAAATAATACCAAACCAGTTTCAATCTTggatgataaggttgatgaaaaATACAACACATTTAAGTCATTTGATACTGTTAATGGTCATACTGATCATTATTATTCGAAACCAGAGTTAAGGATGGTTCACTCAGTGAAGAAG CCATCAAAAGACTGGGCGAAGCGTATTCAGCGTGAGTGGAAAGTCCTAGAAAAAGATTTGCCAG ATACTATATTCGTGAGGGCATATGAGGATAGAATGGACCTTCTTAGAGCTGTCATAATGGGACCAGCAGGCACTCCTTACCATGATGGACTCTTTTTCTTTGACATTTACTTCCCTCCTCAATATCCAAGTACACCTCCG CTTGTTAACTACCGTTCTGGTGGGTTGCGGCTTAATCCAAACTTGTATGCTTGTGGGAAGGTGTGCCTTAGCCTCTTAAACACCTGGTCTGGTAGTGGATGTGAGAAATGGAATCCATCCAATTCAACCATGCTCCAGGTTCTGGTCTCCATCCAGGCTTTAGTTTTGAATGCTAAACCTTATTTCAACGAGCCTGGGTATGCTAGTTCAGCTAACACACCTAATGGGGAGAGGAGGTCCCAATCGTATAATGAAGATACCTTCTTGCTGTCCTGCAGGACAATGTTGTATTCTCTTCGAAATCCACCAAAG CATTTTGAGGATTTTATCGCTGGCCATTTCCGCAAGTACGGGCGCACCGTCCTCGTAGCCTGCAAAGCTTATCTGGATGGCGCCCAGGTCGGATGTCTTGCTGGGAACGGAGTGCAGGATGTCGATGAGGGTGACAAGAGCTGCTCGCTTAGGTTCAAGACGTCGCTGAAGAGACTGTTTGACGAATTGCTGAAGGAGTTAGCCGTGAAGGCAGCAGACTGCGACAAGTTCCTACCGGAGAACATGAAACCCACTGCtgcctctgcctccgcctccgcctccagctcTAGAGCAGCACGGGTGGATGCTGCATCCGCCTCTgcttccacctccacctccacctccagagCAGCGTGGGGGGACTCCACCTCCGCAGCCAGAGCAGCGCGGATAGACGCCACCCTGAGGCTATATACTAAGTGA